The genomic DNA GATGCCTGGACAGGTACTGGCGTGCTTCCGTACGTGGTGCTCTATCAGTGAGACGCGTCGAAACAGGCACCATCATGGTCGGCCGCACTCGCTGGTACTACGCCATGATCGATGTGCCAGAGATTCCTCCGTTGGACCACGCTTGTGGGCCTGATTGCGCGTGCTGGAATGAGCCTCGCAAGGCCAAGACTGCGCGGCCTAAGAAGACCACCAATCGCAATCGTTCTGGGCCGACAGCGCGGCCGTTGGATCGGGAGGGTGTGTGATTCCAATGTTCGCAACTTTCAGAAATTATTTTTGGTCCTAAGACGTGATCGCAGATCGAACCCCCGGCGTCCATAGAGGCGCCGTTTTTATTACCTCAAAGAAAACTCACCAAACTAACCAAACTCGCCACGACATTGCCGCCCGTCGCCGTACTCTGCACCCGTTGGACAAAGAGCGCAGATGACCCGAAAAGAAAAACTCGACTTAGTTACAAAGTTCGGTGCTGCGGCACGCGCGACCCAGAAGGAATACGGCGTTCCGGCCTCGATCACCGTCGCCCAGGCAATTCTGGAATCTTCGTGGGGGCAGTCCGAACTCGCACGCGAAGGCAACAACTATTTCGGGATTAAGGCTCGCGCGGGCGAGGAGTACTGCGAGTTCGACACCACGGAATATGTCGCTGGCGTTGCCGGTCGCGAGCGCGCAAAATTTCGCAAGTTTCGCTCCATGCAAGAGTCTTTCGACGGACACGCACGGCTGCTGTCGTGCGCGGATCGCTATCAACCGGCGATGGCCGTCAAGAACGATCCCCTGGCGTTCGCGCTGCAGCTCAAGCTGTGCGGTTACGCAACCGACCCGAAGTATCCGCAAAAACTCACGGCCCTTATCCACCAGTACAACCTCACGAGTTTCGACGCCGCCGGGGAGGCGGCCACGGCATGACGAAACATCTATACCGCCGCGCAGTAGCTCCGCTGTTGATCGTGTTGTGTATGGCAGCTGCGCTTTCAACGGTCGCGTGCGATGACGCGGACAAACACAGGGCAGCGCAGGCAGCCGCAGGGGTTGCATCCGGACTGTCCGCCCTGGAGGCGGAAGCGGAAGCGCTTTACCACGCGGGAGCGATCGACAAGCAAGAGGCGATTGTGCTCGTTCTCGGCATCTCCGACCTGACGCGCGTTAACGACCAGTACGTTGAGCAGCTGCGATCGTTTTCGACGCTCGACACTAGCAACCGGCAGGTGGTCGTCAATTGGCTCGCCGAGATGACGCGCTCTGTGGATGCGCTGAACAACGAGGGCGTACTCAGAGTTAAGAATCCCGCGTCCAGGGCAAAACTTGCCGCATACATCGCGGCGGTGCGCAGTTCACTGGGGATTGTGTCCACGCTGACAGGAGCGAAATGAACCCACAACTGGTTGCAGTCACACTC from Clostridia bacterium includes the following:
- a CDS encoding glucosaminidase domain-containing protein codes for the protein MTRKEKLDLVTKFGAAARATQKEYGVPASITVAQAILESSWGQSELAREGNNYFGIKARAGEEYCEFDTTEYVAGVAGRERAKFRKFRSMQESFDGHARLLSCADRYQPAMAVKNDPLAFALQLKLCGYATDPKYPQKLTALIHQYNLTSFDAAGEAATA